One genomic window of Brienomyrus brachyistius isolate T26 chromosome 16, BBRACH_0.4, whole genome shotgun sequence includes the following:
- the LOC125709682 gene encoding gap junction beta-2 protein-like — protein MNWAALYVQLGGVNRHSTSLGKVWLSVIFIFRIMILVVAAESVWGDEQSDFTCNTQQPGCKNVCYDHFFPVSHIRLWCLQLIFVSTPALLVAMHVAYSKREAKRSILRARGDKAEDDLKTLKNRRVSITGPLWWTYAMSLLFRLVFEAGFMYALYFVYDGFRMPRLVKCEQWPCPNKVDCFISRPTEKTIFTIFMVASSGLCIVLNVAELFYLIAKALVRCSGDTKGHSYAASDRRVKDKACRQNIRNERLLNTTSTP, from the coding sequence ATGAACTGGGCAGCGCTGTATGTCCAGCTAGGAGGAGTGAACAGGCATTCCACCAGCCTGGGGAAGGTCTGGCTGTCTGTGATCTTCATCTTCCGCATCATGATTCTGGTGGTGGCGGCGGAGAGTGTGTGGGGCGACGAGCAGTCTGACTTCACGTGCAACACGCAACAGCCCGGCTGCAAGAATGTCTGCTACGACCATTTCTTTCCCGTCTCACACATCCGTCTGTGGTGTCTTCAGCTGATCTTCGTCTCCACACCTGCACTGCTTGTGGCAATGCATGTGGCCTACAGCAAGCGCGAAGCCAAGCGGAGCATCCTCCGGGCCAGGGGTGACAAAGCTGAGGATGACCTGAAAACCCTGAAAAACAGGCGTGTCTCCATTACTGGGCCACTCTGGTGGACGTACGCCATGAGTCTGCTCTTCCGCCTGGTATTTGAGGCCGGCTTCATGTACGCCCTCTACTTTGTCTACGATGGCTTCAGAATGCCGCGGCTGGTCAAGTGTGAGCAGTGGCCATGTCCCAACAAGGTTGACTGTTTTATCTCCCGTCCAACAGAAAAGACCATCTTCACCATCTTCATGGTGGCTTCCTCAGGCCTCTGCATTGTTCTCAATGTGGCAGAGCTGTTCTACCTGATTGCTAAGGCACTGGTTAGGTGTTCTGGGGACACCAAAGGGCACTCTTACGCTGCCTCAGATAGAAGAGTCAAGGATAAGGCCTGCCGACAGAACATACGGAACGAGAGGTTGTTGAACACCACTTCAACGCCTTAA